A genome region from Planctomycetota bacterium includes the following:
- a CDS encoding class I SAM-dependent methyltransferase, whose protein sequence is MAVQTPVDEVKFIDRIFASINGRLPKTFREDFCGTHILSSAWVLQRPANTAYGVDLDPEVLAWGRERRARQLSAKALRRLRTVQGNVLTHEGPKVDVVAAFNFSYYIFKKRAELLRYFKFARTQLARGGVFFLDCYGGYESFSQQKEERHLDGFTYVWETEKYNPISGEVLNHIHFKFPDRTRIRKAFTYDWRLWTIPELKELLAESGFKRSTVYWEGTNHLTGSGNGKFRADTQGEACAGWIAYIAAEK, encoded by the coding sequence TTGGCGGTGCAGACCCCGGTTGACGAGGTCAAGTTCATCGATCGCATCTTCGCGTCGATCAACGGCCGCCTTCCCAAGACCTTCCGCGAGGATTTCTGCGGCACGCACATTCTTTCCAGCGCCTGGGTGCTGCAGCGCCCCGCCAACACCGCCTACGGCGTGGACCTTGATCCGGAGGTGCTCGCCTGGGGCCGCGAGCGACGCGCCCGGCAACTGTCCGCAAAGGCCCTGCGGCGGTTGCGCACGGTGCAGGGGAATGTGCTGACGCACGAAGGCCCCAAGGTCGACGTCGTGGCCGCCTTCAACTTCTCCTACTACATCTTCAAGAAGCGGGCCGAGCTGCTGCGCTACTTCAAGTTCGCGCGCACGCAGCTCGCTCGTGGCGGCGTCTTCTTTCTCGACTGCTACGGGGGCTATGAAAGCTTCTCGCAGCAGAAGGAGGAGCGCCACTTGGACGGCTTCACCTATGTCTGGGAGACCGAAAAATACAACCCGATCTCGGGCGAAGTGCTCAACCACATCCACTTCAAGTTTCCCGACCGGACCAGGATCCGCAAGGCCTTCACCTACGACTGGCGGCTGTGGACCATTCCCGAGTTGAAGGAATTGCTCGCAGAATCCGGCTTCAAGCGCTCCACGGTCTATTGGGAGGGCACCAACCACCTCACCGGGAGCGGCAACGGAAAATTCCGCGCCGACACCCAGGGCGAGGCGTGCGCCGGGTGGATCGCCTACATCGCGGCCGAGAAATAA